The Euphorbia lathyris chromosome 3, ddEupLath1.1, whole genome shotgun sequence genome contains a region encoding:
- the LOC136222757 gene encoding pollen receptor-like kinase 3 encodes MALDSPLRQILVLVFIVFIFLIPCTFSFSMSDSENLIKLKKSFGNSSSLNSWIPGSDPCAKKAKWKGVLCADGDVVGIRLEKMGLSGKIDIDALISIPGLRSLSFAYNSFSDLVPDFHRLENLKAIYLTGNQFTGQIQSSYFLKMVKLKKLWLSDNKFSGEIPTALMKLYSLIELRLENNEFTGNIPSIKHTQLKLFNVSNNKLRGEIPPALSKFSSTAFQGNPELCGNVIGKQCKIAPSFSQVVKPEAQAQNHHDKDNIKSRGAGIITLAAMLLSVAGVIILSLRRKEENMGTSFQERMSDANEVQVSMPESGSRREESSHRGLGQPSNNVDDLIMVNEDKGIFGMPDLMKAAAEVLGNGGLGSSYKALMSNGVLVVVKRLKDMNALGRDGFGAEMRKLGNVRHPNVLEPLAYHFRAEEKLMIYEFIPKGSLFHLLHGDSGKLHYQLNWPARLKIVQGIARGLSYLHTELASSTLPHGNLKSSNVFIDSNNEALVSEFGLNPFLNISIAKQVLLAYKAPEAAQLLISPRCDVYCLGIIIFEVLTGRYPTVFIDNGIEGIDLVHWVENARTQANEYELFDPEIAVASDIVEQMKVLLNIGVDCCNSSPGLRLELREVMERIDKLKRENDVTVAKTMQLPSLRDGYADAPQVDWTSRVESSENVRRGRLSSGMTEHSSQFSFASPNSMFEN; translated from the exons ATGGCCTTGGATTCGCCGCTCCGGCAAATCTTGGTTTTGGTGTTCAtcgtcttcatcttcctcattcCTTGTACATTTTCATTTTCCATGTCTGATTCTGAAAATCTAATCAAATTGAAGAAATCTTTCGGAAATTCATCTTCTCTCAATTCCTGGATCCCTGGATCAGATCCTTGCGCTAAAAAAGCTAAGTGGAAAGGTGTACTTTGCGCCGATGGAGATGTGGTTGGTATTCGTCTCGAGAAGATGGGTTTATCAGGAAAAATTGATATTGATGCATTGATTAGCATTCCAGGATTGAGAAGCTTAAGCTTTGCTTACAATTCGTTTTCAGATCTGGTACCCGATTTTCATCGTTTGGAGAATCTGAAAGCTATTTACCTGACGGGAAACCAGTTTACAGGGCAGATCCAATCATCTTATTTCCTGAAAATGGTAAAGCTGAAGAAACTTTGGTTGTCCGATAACAAGTTTTCCGGCGAAATTCCGACTGCGTTGATGAAATTGTATAGTCTAATCGAATTACGCCTCGAAAACAATGAGTTTACAGGTAACATTCCGTCAATCAAACACACGCAATTGAAACTATTCAATGTGTCAAACAACAAACTTAGAGGAGAAATTCCGCCTGCTTTATCGAAATTCAGCTCGACCGCCTTCCAGGGGAATCCTGAACTTTGCGGGAATGTGATCGGAAAACAATGTAAGATCGCGCCAAGCTTCTCACAGGTGGTTAAACCTGAAGCTCAAGCTCAAAATCACCACGATAAGGATAACATAAAGTCAAGAGGTGCAGGGATCATAACATTAGCAGCAATGCTGCTTTCAGTCGCGGGCGTGATCATACTAAGCCTAAGGCGAAAAGAAGAGAATATGGGGACGAGTTTTCAAGAGAGAATGAGTGATGCGAATGAGGTTCAGGTTTCCATGCCCGAATCAGGCAGCAGACGGGAGGAATCGAGCCATAGAGGCCTCGGTCAACCGAGTAACAATGTAGATGACTTGATAATGGTGAATGAAGATAAAGGTATTTTCGGGATGCCGGATCTGATGAAAGCCGCGGCAGAAGTGCTCGGAAATGGCGGATTAGGGTCTTCGTATAAGGCATTGATGTCGAATGGTGTACTAGTTGTTGTTAAGAGATTGAAAGATATGAATGCATTAGGCAGAGATGGTTTCGGGGCAGAGATGCGAAAGCTTGGAAATGTTCGTCATCCGAATGTTTTAGAACCTTTAGCTTATCATTTTCGCGCTGAGGAGAAGTTAATGATCTACGAATTCATACCGAAAGGAAGCTTATTTCATCTATTGCACG GGGATAGTGGAAAGTTACATTATCAACTAAATTGGCCTGCTAGACTCAAGATTGTGCAAGGAATTGCCAGAGGATTGAGCTATCTTCACACGGAACTCGCCTCGTCTACTTTGCCTCACGGAAATCTCAAATCGAGCAATGTTTTCATCGATTCTAACAACGAGGCATTGGTTTCGGAATTCGGATTGAATCCATTTCTCAACATATCAATTGCAAAACAAGTTCTATTAGCCTATAAAGCACCCGAAGCTGCGCAACTCCTAATTTCGCCAAGATGCGACGTATACTGTTTAGGAAtcatcatttttgaagttctcACAGGAAGATATCCTACGGTGTTCATTGATAACGGTATAGAAGGAATTGATTTAGTGCATTGGGTGGAAAACGCGAGAACTCAGGCGAACGAATACGAGTTGTTCGATCCAGAAATCGCGGTGGCATCTGATATAGTTGAACAAATGAAAGTGCTTCTAAACATAGGTGTTGATTGTTGTAACAGCAGTCCCGGACTACGGCTAGAACTGAGAGAAGTGATGGAAAGGATAGACAAGCTTAAGCGAGAGAATGATGTTACGGTTGCGAAAACAATGCAGCTACCGTCATTAAGAGATGGCTACGCAGATGCCCCTCAGGTCGATTGGACTAGTAGAGTCGAATCAAGCGAGAACGTGAGAAGGGGACGCTTATCGAGTGGCATGACAGAACATAGTTCACAATTTTCTTTCGCGTCTCCTAATTCGATGTTCGAGAATTAA